Within the Salarias fasciatus chromosome 2, fSalaFa1.1, whole genome shotgun sequence genome, the region aaaaaactttttttctgtgaaactcTAGGAAGGgtaaagtaatctgattaccatGGGAAGCTTTTTCCCCGACATCAGGCTGGAAGGTCGTTTCACCGGAGAtgtgttgttttcctcttcttcatcatcgGACTCTTTCACACCTGCAGAGGAACCCTGGCTTTAGTCCAGATTAACAGGAGATCATCTCAGTCCTGGAGATGCAGGACTTTCCATTTGGCTCAGGAAATGTTTACTTTGATACATTTCTAATGGGGAGATGCTCCCAAAGTGGAAGTACACTgattaatgaaacatttttaccAATCAAGGTATTGATACTCACTGACAAAATGCTGTCCACTGATGTGAACCGGTCCGGATCCGGCCTGAAGACGGAAGGTGACCGGAGGCGTGATCTCGAACCCGCCCAGAGTCATCTGATCAATAAACAAAGGAGagcacagagaccaggacagactggttcagaacagagagcacagagaccaggacagactgcttCAGACGGTTCTGAACTCAGAGCACAGGAAGTGCAGCTGTTGACTCACAGACGGCAGCACAGACGGTCTCAGGGCGACCAGAGGCACTTTGGTGGTCTTCCCGTCGAAAGTCAGTCCTTCCACCTCCACCATGTGGAACTTATCCTCTGCATCGGCTCCAAGACACACCTGGAAGACACCGCCGGGAAATCTGTCACCTTCAACGCCACCTGAAGACGAGTCTCAGCAAACGATGCTGTTTCTGGGTAGaaattcactgttttcatctcattcagaggaacctgctggatctggattcagctgaaggaggacATGTGTGCCTGAGTCGGCTCTAAGTTTAAAGACTCAGTCCAGATTTTGTCCTGCCTTTAGAGGATTTTCAGGAGTTGAAAtacagctcaggaagcttcatgttttgacaagtgtgtgttgctgtaactCCTGATGACTTTCTTCTCTCTTTGAAGGAGGAAGCCCAGTAGTCGAACGGCAACACTGTTCACGTGgccccctcctctctcaggGTGGGCCACCACTGTCCAGGAGCACTTTGACCCCGTCACACAGGTTCTCTCTGCAGTCTAGTGAATGATTCCTCAAGTCCTCAAATGATCTTCCAAGTCAGACATTAATGAATAATCACAGCAGTGAATAAATAACACCACTGAACACTTCACTCCTGCTCAGCAGTACTGCACAGCACCACTAGGTGGTGCATGAGTCCACTTTATCTGCTTTGGTGACATTTACTGTTCATTTATTGTGGAAACGTTTAACCTcccctgaactctgacctctgtaTAGCTTCTTATTGTAACACTGATGTCTCCTCTTGTTAATTTGTGTAAGCTGGGCATtattctctctgtgtctgtcacaCTGTAGAGGAGAAGACAGTTTAAATCCGCTGTACAGCTGTATAGCTGTCGGTGACAGTCAAGTTCCTTACTGCTTAAGTCAATAAGAAGTACATTTCTAGACTAGAGTCTAGAGTAGATAACCACAGTTCAGCCGCAGGATAAGCATAGTTTTAAGGCTGCTTACTGCTTTGAGCGACAGCTGCTGCTCCGTATCATCGTCCTCTACGTCCACCTTGGACTCCCGTTTGTCCGATGTCAGGGTACaacctgaagaaaacacaccgtTTAAATCCTCACAGTGTTGGTGGACAACACAGAAACGTCAAGTTATGTTGTATAACTCTGAGATGTGTAGTTACATCTTATAACTATGTATAAATGTGATGTTATACTGTTTAAATCAGTATAAATGTGATGTTATATCATGTAAATCTGTATAAATGTGTAGTTTTATTGTATAAATATGGATACACCTgacatttcctcctctcagctcaaTTCGTTAGTTTTAATAGCAATAGTATTTCTGGAGAACATACATGTCATGTGTAATGTGTAAATCTGATGTTATTGTGATGTATAGTGATGTAGTTTTACAGTATGAATCTGTTTAAATGTGTATATCGTATGAATCTGTGCAGATATAATGTTAGACCGTATAAATGTGTAGTCATATtgtataaataaatgcatataaACATCAATCTGACCTCTCTcgttcctcctctcagctcaaCTACTAACTTATTATCATCGTAGTGCTTGTGGAGAACACATAAATCTGATCCTATCTCCAATAAAAGTGCATAAACGTGATGTTTTAACGTGGGTTAATGTGCAGTGATATCGGACTGGTGCAGCTAGCTAACAAAAGGCGCGCAGTGTTGAGCTGCTCGCGCGCCGATTATCCACCTTCATCGTGCCCACAGCCTATTTATCCATGAAACACGGCGCTGAACGTGACTGTGCGAACATCGAAAAGTGAGTTTAATCGGAAGAGACGGGCTCACCGAACAAATACATCTGCGGTCTGCCCAAAGCTGACGTTCCGTCCTCCATCTTTGAAATGGGTGGTCACACTTCCGTCAACTGCGGCGACCGACACTCGATTAGGCCAATGGAGAGCTGACACGTCACAGAAACATTTAGCCAATGAGAATGAAGGATGGGCGGGATAAACAGAAATATGGTTTCCACTAAATGGCCGCTAGATGGCGGTGTGGGAATACACATTATGATAATACAGACGTCGGCAAGCagtagaacagaatagaataaaaaaaaaaaagatatattttaTTGATCCCACAGCAGAATTATTCACAatataaatagaaaacaaaagttaCATTTCAAATCACACATGATAAAATTGAATAGGTAatttaattaactttttttttatttgcaatgCCTCATATTAGTACAGAAaagatgtgattaaaaaaacaatactaACAGGGCGGAGTTAAAGATAAAATTATAATAGCATTAATTATTATAATACTGAAGGTATTTGTGATAAATGTGAGAGGAAAATTCACACAATTTATGTGGGAAATGCTTCATAACGTAGTCATAATGTTTTAATCATCCTTCAAAATGTCTCAGAAGTATCCTcatgtgtgtgctgcaggtttTAAGCCAGACAgataaacagacagacacataaATATGAAGAACACGCAGAGAATGACGACCTTCTGAACAGGATAAGATCGGAGATAAAAAGTTGAGAAACACTCTCTCGGGAGTATTACTTTGAGAGCCCACATTTCCCTAATTCCTCAATAATCTTTCCAGGATTCATAATAAGAGTGGGCTGTTCTCCCTGATGCCTGCTGCCCAATATGCTGTTTGGACTAAATAAAAGAGGCCTTTGGTCAGTGATATTAAAAGTGCGGCCCTGGAGGCCACTGCAGGATGAAGAGTCCTCCGTGGATGTTAAAAATATTGATGATAAAACGGAGAATAGTTAGAGTTTATGGGCGGCATTAACCAAAATGAAACTTTACAAAATGCACTTAATAATTTTATGATGCAACTTGTTTGTGTTAGTTAGAAAGCTATAAATGATTTTATGtgcattgaaaaaaacactctttttaAGATTCAGTCATTTGATTCGTGACCTCTAAAGAAAGGTTAGGTTAAATGATtgattcttttctttcctgtctgataaaaacttctgtttttgttcCGATGGTCCTAAATGAGTGTTTCAGTCTGAGCGTCCAGCCTTCAGTCTGCACCGGCTGGCAGGAAAATGCCTCTGACATGACTCCTCCTGCTCGTCTGCAGCCCATTTCTGTTGCAAGAAACGACAAGCAGCGTAAACACGAGATGTGAGATGTGAGCGAGTgagtgtgaaatgtgtgtgtggagcagcagtAACGTGTGTGTATTGAGCAATGCCGGTATCAGGCCGAAGGAATGAGTCCTCTTCATGCATGACTGGGAGCTTGAGAAAGCTTTAATGTGTCATATACTTCCAGGGCACGTCTCCGATCTGTTCTCATGGCGGACGCCGCAGGACGCACACGGACCCACTCCACGCCTTCACACACATTACCGAGGGGGAGGAATTCTGGGAGTTCCTGTTGATCACATTATCATTTTGACCCCTTCGTTTTCATATTGTTCACCTTCTGAATCCAAAACAAGTTTATTTAAAGCCGTGTTCTGATCAGACAGAATCAGTGCAGACTTCTGGGTTCATGTCAGGCGGAGGACTGGAGGTTATGTTTTTCATTCTATCTTACATTAAAGTTCATCCAGATACGACTCGAAATGGTTTCGATTTATTTAAGAAAGGTATCGAGTCTGCTGGAGCCACTTGGTTGGATGTGAAACAGACATGACTTGGATTAAAACCCCACGAAtctcagctggtcctcagaaCCAGAATGAATCACACCACAGCAGAGAGACGAGGAGCCCTTTCATGATTTCAGCCCCAGAGATCCAacagaccaggaggaagagcaCTGAGCGGCCAGAGACCGTGTAATGATCAGAGTAAAGCCCCGACGACCCGGTCCAACACAGGCCTCGGTTCTCACTGGACCTCAGCAGAACATGGACCAGGAGCCCCCTGGCAGCCCCCCGGTAGGCCCCTGGTAGCCCCCTGGTAGCCTCCCAGTAGCCCCCCGGTCGGCG harbors:
- the LOC115405365 gene encoding nucleophosmin-like isoform X1 — encoded protein: MEDGTSALGRPQMYLFGCTLTSDKRESKVDVEDDDTEQQLSLKAVCLGADAEDKFHMVEVEGLTFDGKTTKVPLVALRPSVLPSMTLGGFEITPPVTFRLQAGSGPVHISGQHFVSVKESDDEEEENNTSPVKRPSSLMSGKKLPMKKLKMESDDEEDDSDDDDNDDDSNGNEAKPQKGSGKTLQRSSESSAKKSRQTPGKQNGPAGKPSGSAGQPQVKTPGPVKTKSPAGPSKSVSDVRLKLSAAAKEGKPLPKTEQKFENYVRSSFKISDKSVIKDLWSFVQTLKTEKK
- the LOC115405365 gene encoding nucleophosmin-like isoform X2; protein product: MEDGTSALGRPQMYLFGCTLTSDKRESKVDVEDDDTEQQLSLKAVCLGADAEDKFHMVEVEGLTFDGKTTKVPLVALRPSVLPSMTLGGFEITPPVTFRLQAGSGPVHISGQHFVSVKESDDEEEENNTSPVKRPSSLMSGKKLPMKKLKMESDDEEDDSDDDDNDDDSNGNEAKPQKGSGKTLQRTPGPVKTKSPAGPSKSVSDVRLKLSAAAKEGKPLPKTEQKFENYVRSSFKISDKSVIKDLWSFVQTLKTEKK